The following are encoded together in the Triticum dicoccoides isolate Atlit2015 ecotype Zavitan chromosome 6B, WEW_v2.0, whole genome shotgun sequence genome:
- the LOC119321923 gene encoding wall-associated receptor kinase 5-like: MLTGCVSIAAAALVLLISANAVTAGDPPLMIGLPGCDTSCGNVSVPYPFGMGPSRCYRPGFKLTCDNDGSKPPRLLLGDGSAGTFEVDRISLDSSWMRVVSHGLQAINMSGGSGRWSLGETADGVLYSLHPRSNEFMLTGCNVQAMLMRKGNLVSGCASSCPPRSDRRFPGYVQGHGPNSTCSNIGCCQSSIVGKSMPYGASYDVYLNRLKGIQPNDTKRYTTVKNVLLIAKVGWLEEHNLKVVMEFTYKNNSSHWRRKADQLRVPVVLQWAVAHDVPVYNSSRKCPRDVRRSICKSTNSKCKDAKYCKDRGAYSCQCKKGYQGNPYLTSGCQGNELPGSFGCRCPAGTHGNSTLPGGCVQPAGKIKGNLGLIIGLSVASGPCILLLVLGALLITRALKQRKADALRRKFFSQNRGQLLEQLVSHRADIAERMLISLEELVKATNNFDQTRRLGGGGHGTVYKGILSDLHVVAIKKSNIVVKREIDEFINEVAILSQINHRNIVRLRGCCLETEVPLLAYEFISNGTLSDHLHTEEPGSLPWKDRLRITSEISKALAYLHSSVSVPIIHRDIKPSNILLDDALTAKVSDFGASRYIQVDQAGTTTAVQGTIGYLDPMYYYNGRLTESSDVYSFGVLLVELLTRRKPSLYRSTEGDGLVMQFVALLAEGNLPEILDPQVVEEGGSEVKEVATLAVACVKLRAEERPTMRQVEMALEALQATKELVWADLVEEIDEVYVATSYPSTSQQAKKKRKEASRCYSQEEEFMLSATFPR, encoded by the exons ATGCTAACCGGCTGTGTATCCATTGCGGCAGCGGCGCTGGTGCTGCTGATCTCGGCGAATGCGGTCACCGCAGGGGATCCGCCATTGATGATAGGGCTGCCGGGCTGCGACACCAGCTGTGGCAACGTGAGTGTGCCGTACCCGTTCGGCATGGGGCCGAGCAGGTGCTACAGGCCAGGGTTCAAGCTCACCTGCGACAACGACGGAAGCAAGCCCCCGCGGCTGCTCCTCGGCGACGGCAGCGCTGGCACGTTCGAGGTCGACCGCATCTCCCTGGACAGCAGCTGGATGCGCGTCGTCAGCCATGGACTGCAAGCCATCAACATGAGCGGTGGCTCCGGTCGGTGGAGCCTCGGTGAGACCGCCGACGGGGTGCTGTACTCCCTGCATCCGAGGTCCAACGAGTTCATGCTGACGGGCTGCAACGTGCAGGCGATGTTGATGCGAAAGGGTAACCTCGTCAGCGGTTGCGCCTCCTCCTGCCCTCCTCGCTCTGATCGTCGATTTCCCGGGTATGTTCAGGGGCATGGCCCCAACTCTACCTGCTCCAACATCGGTTGCTGCCAGTCGTCCATCGTTGGTAAGAGCATGCCCTACGGCGCGTCCTACGATGTCTACCTCAATCGGCTCAAGGGCATCCAGCCCAATGACACGAAGCGCTATACAACAGTGAAGAATGTACTGCTCATCGCCAAGGTGGGCTGGCTAGAGGAGCACAACCTGAAAGTGGTTATGGAATTTACCTACAAGAACAACAGTAGTCACTGGCGGCGGAAGGCTGATCAACTCAGGGTCCCTGTGGTCCTCCAGTGGGCCGTGGCACACGACGTCCCAGTGTATAATTCTTCGCGCAAATGCCCCCGTGACGTAAGGCGGAGCATCTGCAAGAGCACCAACAGCAAATGCAAGGATGCCAAGTACTGTAAAGACAGAGGAGCCTATTCCTGCCAGTGCAAGAAGGGCTACCAAGGCAACCCTTACCTCACCAGCGGATGCCAAGGTAAC GAATTGCCCGGATCGTTTGGTTGCCGGTGCCCGGCAGGAACACATGGCAACTCTACCCTACCTGGTGGGTGCGTCCAGCCTGCAGGCAAAATCAAAG GTAACTTGGGTTTAATCATTGGTCTCTCGGTTGCAAGTGGACCATGCATTCTACTGTTGGTTCTTGGTGCACTCCTAATAACCCGGGCTCTTAAGCAACGCAAGGCGGATGCATTGAGACGGAAGTTCTTTAGTCAAAACCGTGGGCAACTGTTGGAGCAGTTGGTATCTCACAGGGCGGATATCGCAGAGAGGATGCTCATTTCATTAGAAGAGCTAGTGAAGGCTACCAACAATTTTGATCAAACTCGCAGGCTCGGTGGAGGAGGGCATGGCACTGTCTACAAAGGGATCTTGTCGGACCTGCATGTTGTGGCCATCAAAAAATCAAATATTGTTGTCAAGAGAGAAATCGACGAGTTCATAAATGAGGTTGCCATACTCTCACAAATTAACCATAGAAATATTGTGAGGCTCCGTGGGTGTTGCCTCGAGACAGAAGTCCCTTTATTGGCTTATGAGTTCATTTCCAATGGAACACTCAGTGATCATCTTCACACGGAAGAACCAGGATCGCTTCCTTGGAAAGATAGGTTAAGGATCACAAGTGAAATAAGCAAAGCTCTCGCTTACCTTCACTCTTCTGTTTCAGTCCCTATAATACACAGAGATATCAAGCCTTCCAACATACTTCTTGACGATGCATTGACAGCAAAAGTTTCAGACTTTGGAGCTTCAAGATACATTCAAGTGGATCAAGCAGGAACAACAACTGCGGTGCAAGGAACTATAGGGTACTTAGACCCTATGTATTATTATAATGGGCGCCTCACAGAAAGTAGTGATGTTTATAGCTTTGGAGTCCTTCTTGTTGAACTGCTTACTAGGAGGAAGCCATCTTTGTATAGATCCACCGAAGGCGATGGACTTGTCATGCAATTTGTTGCACTACTTGCAGAAGGTAATCTGCCCGAAATATTAGATCCACAAGTTGTAGAGGAGGGGGGTAGCGAAGTGAAAGAAGTTGCTACTCTAGCTGTGGCGTGTGTGAAACTAAGAGCAGAGGAGCGACCAACCATGAGGCAAGTGGAGATGGCGCTTGAAGCTCTCCAAGCAACCAAGGAGCTTGTCTGGGCTGATTTGGTAGAAGAAATAGACGAGGTGTATGTAGCAACGAGCTATCCCTCAACCAGCCAACAAGCAAAGAAAAAACGAAAAGAAGCAAGCAGGTGTTATAGCCAAGAAGAAGAGTTCATGTTATCCGCAACATTCCCTCGATAG